The genomic DNA TATTCTTTACTTTAACTCACACTCCCAATTAAGCCAAATGGTTGAAAAAATCATTTCCGGTGCGAATGTTCCACATGTAAGAGATACCGTAAAAATTGCAGTATTAAGCTGTAAAGGAGGTATTGGTGCAAGTTTAGTTAGTTCGCATATTGCCAATGAAATTGTGGTTAATAAGAAAATCCCTGTATTATTGGCACAAGGTCCAAATGGTTCCCAAGACCTTGATTTATTATTTGATAAGAAAATTTCAGGAAGTATTGTTGAATATGCTCTAAATTTTGATTTGTATAACGGTAATTTATTTGAATTACCCACAGAAAGTACTGAAAAATATAATTTCATTATCTATGATCAGCCAATCTATAACGTTAAAAAAGATAACTTTGTGAAATTCTTAGAAAGTTATAATAGTTTTGTTTTAGTTGTAGAAAGAAAAATTGGTTCATTGCGTTTAGCTAAACAATTTCTAGATGAATGTGAACGAATTCGCAGTACAACAGGAAAACCGATCCGTACCTTTATTTGTATTTCTGATAGCAGAATGGAAACATCTAAGTTAATGGCCAAAAAGGATATTGAAACATTAGTAGGTTCTCAAGTAGATGCTGTTATTCCATTTGTAAAAGATACAAATAAAAAAACGGTATTAGGTATTAATTTTGGTCGTAATGGTAAAAAAGAAATTAACTCGTTAATGTTAAAAGTTATCGGTGCAGTATCCCGTAATAGCAAACCTAAAGAAAAACAAAGTTTGATTTCTTCGTTATTTGCAAAACTCATTAAATAAGTAGTGACTAAAAATGCTAACCAAAGAACAACAAATTTTCCTTAGAAGTGAAGTATTAAGCAACCTTGATATTGAAAAGATTGATGCACTTCAAAGCGAAAGAAACTTACTAGTAAATGAACTGGTTCAGATTGTTAATCGTGTTGCAAGTAAAAGCGGTACTTATTTGACTTCTGCCGACACATTAGTGATGGCAGAAATTGTTGCTGATGAAATTGAAGGTTACGGTCCATTGCGTGATCTTATGGCAGATGATACCATCAATGATATTTTGGTAAATGGTCCAGATGATGTTTGGATTGAACGCGCCGGTATCTTGGAAAAAACCAGTAAAGAATTTGTAAGCAATGAACAATTGACAGATATTGCAAAACGCTTAGTTGCACGTGTTGGCCGTCGTATTGATGACGGAAGTCCTTTAGTGGACTCCCGCTTGCCTGATGGTAGTCGCCTAAATGTGGTTATCGCACCAATTGCACTAGATGGAACATCTGTTTCAATTCGTAAATTCAGTAAGAATAAAAAAACCTTACAAGAGCTTGTAAACTTCGGGTCAATGACCCGTGAAATGGCTAATTTCTTGATAATAGCCGCAAGATCACGAGTAAATATTATTGTATCAGGCGGTACAGGTTCCGGTAAAACAACTTTACTTAATGCGCTTTCCAACTATATTTCACACAGTGAGCGAGTTATTACTTTAGAAGATACGGCAGAGTTACGCTTAGAACAGCCTCATGTCGTACGCTTGGAGACCCGTTTAGCCGGAGTAGAACACACTGGTGAAGTCACTATGAAAGACCTAGTAATCAATGCGTTACGTATGCGTCCAGAGCGAATTATCGTCGGTGAGTGCCGGGGTGGTGAAGCTTTTCAAATGTTACAAGCCATGAATACCGGCCACGATGGTTCTATGTCAACTTTGCACGCCAATAGCCCTCGAGATGCGACTTCCCGTTTGGAAAGTATGGTAATGATGTCTAACGCAACATTACCACTTGAAGCGATTCGTCGAAATATTGCATCCGCAGTGAATATTATTGTGCAAGCCTCCCGTTTAAATGATGGTTCAAGAAAAATAGTGAACATTACAGAAATTATGGGAATGGAAAACGGACAAATCGTTTTACAGGATATTTTCTCTTACAAAGCCAGTAAATATCGTGACAAAAATGGCAAAATTCTTGGAGAGTTTGTTAATCATGGTTTGTTAACCCGTTCAATAGTTTATCAAAATGCACAAGTATTTAATCTAAGTGCCGAATTACAAAGTATTTTCGGAGAGGTTGAATAATGAATTATTTATTTTATGCCGTACTATTTATGGGAGCACTTTTATTAATAGTCACCTTAAGTAGTTGGTTTTCAACCAAAAGAAAGATTAACCAGTATGATGCCTCTGTGAGTAGAACAGAAAGTTTTATTAAAGGGATTAAAAATAGAGTTACTCTGTGGTACTACTATTTCATTGGTGGAAATAAGAAAAATTTAATTCGTAATATTGTTATAAGCTGCCTTGCATTTTTTGCTCTGTTTATAGTTAATGTTGCTTATGTTCATGTAGATAGATTAGTTTTCTGTTTACTTTTTGGTGTTGCCTTTATTCTATTTGTCTGGAAACTTGGCCAACATCGTAATAAAAAAACATTTAATGCAATGTTTCCTGAAGTGATTCAAATTATGAATGCAGCTGCAACTTCTGGGGCCGGTTTATTACAGGCATTAGAACGTTGTGGTAAAGATTTGACAGGTCAGCTAGGAGAAGAATTTAAAAGTATTCACAAGCGTCTCGCTATCGGTGAGGATCCTATGGCTGTTTTTGAAGATAGTTATAGTCGTTATCCCTATAAGGAGTTTTACTTTTTTATAACCATTGTTCGCACCAACCTAAGTAAAGGGGGACAAATTAGAGAAGTAATCTCCCGTCTGGGTCGAGTAATTGCCGATAGTAATAAAATGGAAAAGAAAAAGAAAGCAATGACGTCGGAAGCTCGTATGTCAGCGATGATTGTAGCTTGTTTACCCGTTAGTTTCTTTTTCTTTATGCAGTTTGCTATGCCTGAAAATTTCGAATTCTTAATAAATGATCCTAGTGGTAGATATGTATTATACTATGTCTTTGGTAGCGAACTCTTTGGCATGGGAATCATTTGGTGGCTAATGAGGAAGTCAACATGACACTTAAGCTATTATTATCTTATACACTATTAGCAATCTTTGGCATTATCATCTTGTTTACAGCTCTTTCTGCTAGAAAAAAATTCCTGCATAGTCGAGAAGTGATCTTAGGAGAAAGACCTAAAGACACAGATGAAGATGAAGACAACAAAGGTAAGACCAAACAACAAATTGAGTTAGAACTTTTATTAATTAATAATAACCCTATTTTAAAAGCCTTGGGTATTATTGATAAAAATATTAAGGTAAAACTACTCATTATGGTAGTACTATGTGGAGCCTATTATTTATACTCGTTAAATGATAGTAATCCTGACAGTTCTTCGTTATTGATTAGTTTTCTGACAATATTAGTTGTAACGATTATTATTCCGGGGTTTTTAATAAACTCTATTTTAAAAAGTAAAATCAAAAAAATCATGAATGATTTGGCCGGTTTTATTGATTTAGTAGCTGTTAATGTACAAACCGGTATTAGCATTGAAGCTGCACTCAAACAGGTTGCTACAGATTTCAAAACCCTAAATCCTGATTTAACTTATGTTATGTTGCGCATTATTCGTAAATCAGAAATTACGGGGATGTCACAAGCGTTACAAGATCTTTCTATTTCGCTGCCAACAACTGAAATCAGAATGTTTTGTACCGTAATGCAACAAAGTTTGAACTTTGGTTCTTCTATTTACCATCAGTTGATCCAGCTATCATCTGACATTAGAGAACTGCAATTATTAACAATAGAGGAAAAGCTCGGTACTCTTGCAGCTAAAATGAGTATTCCTTTGATTCTATTTATTATGTTTCCAATTATCATCTTAATCTTAGCTCCAGGTGTAATGAGGGTATTTCCACATGTATTCTAAATCTCTTAAAAACGTTTTATTGTGTAGCATAATTTTATCTGTTACTGCGTGTTCTGCTGTACTTAACAAAAGACCATTAAGCACAGATAAGATAACTGCAAAAGAAACACTTTATCAAAGTACCAATAACAACGACGCATTAATTGCAATGTATCGTGATGTACTAAAAAATAAAGAAGATCCAGTTACTCGTTACAAACTATCTGAAATTTATTATAAGAAAGGTGACAGTAATTCTTCCCTACTCTACTTAAAGCCATTATTAACAAATGGTGGGCAGTTAACAGAAAAAGCAAAAATCTTGCAAG from Aggregatibacter aphrophilus ATCC 33389 includes the following:
- a CDS encoding CpaF family protein, which codes for MLTKEQQIFLRSEVLSNLDIEKIDALQSERNLLVNELVQIVNRVASKSGTYLTSADTLVMAEIVADEIEGYGPLRDLMADDTINDILVNGPDDVWIERAGILEKTSKEFVSNEQLTDIAKRLVARVGRRIDDGSPLVDSRLPDGSRLNVVIAPIALDGTSVSIRKFSKNKKTLQELVNFGSMTREMANFLIIAARSRVNIIVSGGTGSGKTTLLNALSNYISHSERVITLEDTAELRLEQPHVVRLETRLAGVEHTGEVTMKDLVINALRMRPERIIVGECRGGEAFQMLQAMNTGHDGSMSTLHANSPRDATSRLESMVMMSNATLPLEAIRRNIASAVNIIVQASRLNDGSRKIVNITEIMGMENGQIVLQDIFSYKASKYRDKNGKILGEFVNHGLLTRSIVYQNAQVFNLSAELQSIFGEVE
- a CDS encoding type II secretion system F family protein — protein: MNYLFYAVLFMGALLLIVTLSSWFSTKRKINQYDASVSRTESFIKGIKNRVTLWYYYFIGGNKKNLIRNIVISCLAFFALFIVNVAYVHVDRLVFCLLFGVAFILFVWKLGQHRNKKTFNAMFPEVIQIMNAAATSGAGLLQALERCGKDLTGQLGEEFKSIHKRLAIGEDPMAVFEDSYSRYPYKEFYFFITIVRTNLSKGGQIREVISRLGRVIADSNKMEKKKKAMTSEARMSAMIVACLPVSFFFFMQFAMPENFEFLINDPSGRYVLYYVFGSELFGMGIIWWLMRKST
- a CDS encoding type II secretion system F family protein, encoding MTLKLLLSYTLLAIFGIIILFTALSARKKFLHSREVILGERPKDTDEDEDNKGKTKQQIELELLLINNNPILKALGIIDKNIKVKLLIMVVLCGAYYLYSLNDSNPDSSSLLISFLTILVVTIIIPGFLINSILKSKIKKIMNDLAGFIDLVAVNVQTGISIEAALKQVATDFKTLNPDLTYVMLRIIRKSEITGMSQALQDLSISLPTTEIRMFCTVMQQSLNFGSSIYHQLIQLSSDIRELQLLTIEEKLGTLAAKMSIPLILFIMFPIIILILAPGVMRVFPHVF